One genomic region from Osmerus eperlanus chromosome 6, fOsmEpe2.1, whole genome shotgun sequence encodes:
- the parga gene encoding poly(ADP-ribose) glycohydrolase: MEANSIASSEVKPGGTENDVPKSNLSGGKEDLFDKPKLQSDKDCETCVQDDSAADNSAVQCGYFHGSHVPVDCGASGNITTQTHCSNGQKAKRPNSPESALVKLTTAAPKPSLSLSLNHDEGSITSHDEEMMSPDKTTDKSLLSIDSGEGNPTLNLLGEFTVPTTFSTTDPQHSKTLAQNEDVPMETEDAEKPESSSISTVTLERPVNQDSSEIQTASSASVLDLSTDMDRKWLGTPIDDLNRMPQCAPPLPHLKVAHNHTVMIRTDLLREGEVPVPYPTKFKDAWDEMSVKMPCSEKNLFPVDSEDGGVQSRWELIKAALDGEFKSSLDVRDAILRYNTAHAKKWDFTALNLLCTESLASCEAQQLFGTILSKMVNLALSAPRLCTMPIPLLKMRMNHSLTLSQDQIACLLANAFFCTFPRRNSRKSEYGNYPEINFYRLFEGSSPKKIEKLKTLLCYFRRVTEHKPTGLVTFTRQSLSTPPNWESSQTQLRRLHITCEGTIEDDGYGMLQVDFANRMVGGGVTGLGLVQEEIRFLINPELIVSRLFTEALDHNECLIITGTEQYSKYSGYAESYHWKKSHKDETPRDDWQRRCTEIVALDALKYRHFLEQFHPEKMTRELNKAYCGFFRPNSNSQHLSAVATGNWGCGVFGGDTKLKALLQLMAAAEAGRDVAYFTFGDAQLMRDVHAMHSFLTKRTVNVGRLFGLLNQYSSEVCKNCCTSRVDVSLYGFIYNKLTRADTAKDPGTSGIPSD; encoded by the exons ATGGAGGCCAATAG CATTGCAAGTTCCGAAGTTAAGCCTGGGGGAACTGAGAATGATGTTCCAAAATCAAACCTTTCAGGTGGAAAGGAAGACCTCTTTGACAAACCAAAGCTTCAGAGTGATAAAGATTGTGAAACATGTGTACAAGATGACAGTGCAGCAGATAATTCTGCGGTGCAATGTGGATATTTTCATGGATCACATGTGCCTGTGGACTGTGGTGCCAGTGGAAATATCACTACTCAGACACACTGTTCTAATGGACAGAAAGCTAAGAGGCCCAACTCTCCCGAATCTGCCCTAGTCAAATTAACCACTGCAGCACCCAAACCCTCCCTCAGCCTTTCCCTCAACCATGACGAGGGTTCAATTACCTCCCATGATGAAGAGATGATGAGTCCTGACAAAACCACAGATAAATCTCTATTGTCTATTGACTCTGGAGAAGGAAACCCAACCCTCAACCTTTTAGGGGAATTCACTGTCCCCACCACATTCTCAACAACAGATCCCCAGCATTCTAAAACACTTGCGCAAAATGAGGATGTTCCCATGGAAACCGAAGATGCAGAAAAGCCAGAGTCTAGTAGTATATCTACGGTTACTTTGGAGCGACCTGTCAATCAGGATTCTAGTGAAATCCAAACAGCGTCCTCGGCGAG TGTGTTGGATTTAAGTACGGACATGGACAGGAAATGGCTGGGAACACCCATTGATGACCTCAACAGGATGCCCCAGTGCGCCCCTCCCCTGCCACACCTGAAGGTGGCGCACAATCACACTGTCATGATCAGA ACCGATCTCCTCAGGGAGGGGGAAGTGCCTGTCCCTTACCCCACAAAGTTCAAGGACGCCTGGGACGAGATGTCTGTGAAGATGCCCTGCTCCGAGAAGAACCTCTTCCCTGTGGACAGTGAG GACGGAGGAGTCCAGAGTCGCTGGGAGCTGATAAAGGCTGCCTTGGACGGGGAGTTCAAAAGCTCTCTGGATGTTAGG GATGCAATACTGAGATACAACACAGCCCATGCAAAGAAATGGGACTTCACAGCTTTAAATCTTCTATGCACTGAG AGTCTGGCGAGCTGTGAGGCGCAGCAGCTGTTTGGAACCATTCTCTCAAAGATGGTCAATCTAGCGCTCAGTGCCCCTCGCCTCTGCACAATG cccattCCTCTGTTGAAGATGAGGATGAACCACTCCCTGACTCTGTCTCAGGACCAGATCGCCTGTTTGCTGGCCAATGCCTTCTTCTGCACATTCCCCCGGAGGAACTCACGCAAATCTGAGTACGGCAACTACCCCGAGATCAACTTCTACAG ATTATTTGAAGGTTCTTCTCCGAAGAAGATTGAGAAGCTGAAGACTCTACTCTGCTACTTCAGAAGAGTCACAGAGCACA AACCTACTGGTCTTGTGACGTTCACAAGGCAGAGCCTGAGCACTCCGCCAAACTGGGAAAG CTCCCAGACACAGCTGAGGAGGCTTCACATTACCTGTGAGGGGACCATTGAGGACGACGGCTATGGAATGCTACAG GTGGACTTTGCCAACAGGATGGTGGGCGGAGGAGTgacggggctggggctggtgcaGGAGGAGATTCGCTTTCTCATCAACCCTGAGCTCATTGTCTCCCGCCTCTTCACAGAGGCTTTGGACCACAACGAGTGCCTCATCATCACCG GCACAGAGCAGTATAGTAAATATTCTGGCTACGCCGAAAGCTACCATTGGAAGAAAAGCCACAAGGACGAGACTCCCAG AGATGATTGGCAGAGGAGATGTACTGAGATTGTGGCATTGGACGCCCTGAAGTACAGACACTTCCTGGAACAGTTTCATCCTGAGAAGATGACCAGGGAACTCAACAAG gcgTACTGTGGGTTTTTCCGGCCCAACAGCAACAGCCAGCACCTCTCTGCCGTCGCCACAGGCAACTGGGGATGTGGGGTGTTCGGTGGAGACACCAAGctcaaag CTCTGCTCCAGTTGATGGCTGCAGCGGAAGCAGGCCGAGACGTGGCCTACTTCACCTTCGGAGACGCTCAGCTCATGAGGGACGTGCACGCCATGCACAGCTTCCTCACAAAACGAACCGTCAACGTTG ggAGACTGTTTGGCCTGTTGAACCAGTACTCCAGTGAAGTGTGTAAAAACTGCTGCACGTCTCGTGTGGACGTAAGCCTGTACGGTTTCATCTACAATAAGCTCACCCGCGCCGACACCGCAAAGGATCCTGGGACATCTGGCATCCCCTCGGACTAA